One genomic segment of Brachyhypopomus gauderio isolate BG-103 chromosome 19, BGAUD_0.2, whole genome shotgun sequence includes these proteins:
- the LOC143483374 gene encoding uncharacterized protein LOC143483374, translating into MKTKTKQIGRKTAGGKLERGQGAAQEDMAPTQSACPICAVIYCNLSQHLRVCHKVTNKDEMTLLLQLSSGRVKGIFDCKVPDCNSSHIKRLDKHYNKMHQDVLIGDLAKFTKLSKEEYILRSLASLRANVPRPPLVSTLDGGYSPLPAYLLQGSFTDMSSELDEAPVPFEPEHIGEPEACSTPVAATSVPGPSTSVAVHSTADPAPSTSVPRPSSTTKCDARSSCKLSNLEVQRLKKALAEASPGEKCQRPSCRANFERLVDLEKAFRNTQSPIRSKHSLSSPISKEIHPNIRRIVKEFTIVNSGANLEGRKKENAISAENHIFRFVNFSMRDMPEKKGTFSFLRNGDNFGIHDSPEGEGAGGHHCQKYLPYPSQVH; encoded by the exons atgaaaaccaaaaccaaacagataggaagaaagacagcaggaggaaaacttgagagaggccagggagcggcgcaggag GATATGGCACCTACACAAAGTGCGTGTCCGATATGTGCAGTTATTTACTGCAACTTATCACAGCACCTCCGGGTGTGTCACAAGGTGACAAATAAAGATGAAATGACGCTACTGCTGCAGCTCTCCAGTGGGAG AGTGAAAGGCATTTTCGATTGCAAGGTGCCGGACTGCAACTCCTCACACATCAAGCGCTTGGATAAGCACTACAATAAAATGCACCAGGATGTGTTG atTGGGGACCTTGCCAAATTTACAAAGTTGTCGAAGGAGGAGTACATTTTAAGAAGCCTGGCCTCATTAAGGGCGAATGTTCCTAGGCCCCCGCTTGTTTCAACGCTGGATGGGGGTTACAGCCCACTTCCAGCATATTTATTACAAGGGTCTTTCACTGACATGTCCAGTGAATTGGACGAGGCCCCGGTCCCTTTTGAGCCAGAGCACATCGGTGAACCAGAGGCATGCTCCACCCCAGTTGCTGCGACATCCGTCCCTGGGCCCTCCACCTCTGTTGCTGTACACTCCACGGCAGACCCTGCGCCTTCCACCTCAGTGCCTAGGCCCTCATCCACCACCAAATGTGATGCTCGCTCATCCTGTAAGTTATCAAATCTGGAGGTACAAAGGTTAAAGAAGGCACTTGCGGAAGCTAGCCCCGGAGAAAAGTGTCAGAGGCCAAGCTGCAGGGCAAACTTTGAAAGGTTGGTGGACCTGGAGAAAGCCTTCAGGAATACACAGTCCCCCATACGGTCCAAACACAGCCTCAGCTCTCCGATTTCGAAAGAAATCCACCCTAACATCA GGCGCATTGTTAAGGAATTTACAATTGTAAATTCTGGTGCAAACCTGGAGGGGCGAAAAAAGGAGAACGCCATCTCGGCGGAAAATCACATTTTCCGTTTTGTCAACTTTAGTATGCGTGACATGCCAGAAAAGAAGGGGACATTCTCTTTCTTGCGAAACGGGGATAATTTTGGA ATACATGACTCACCTGAAGGGGAAGGGGCTGGCGGTCACCACTGTCAGAAATATCTTCCTTACCCTTCGCAAgttcattaa
- the epc1b gene encoding enhancer of polycomb homolog 1b isoform X2: protein MSKLSFRARALDASKPLPVFRCEDLPDLHEYASINRAVPQMPTGMEKEEESEHHLQRAISAQQVYGEKRDNMVIPVPEAESNISYYESLYPGDFKMPKQLIHLQPFSLDTEQPDYDLDVDDEAFITKLRKKMDLGALQFEEMIDRLEKGSGQQLVTLQEAKLLLKEDDELIREVFEYWSKKRKLCVSGSLIPTVKQERRDGSSTNDPYVAFRRRTEKMQTRKNRKNDEVSYEKMLKLRRDLSRAVTILEMIKRREKSKRELLHLTLEIVEKRNGMSDFGGEVMAQVLAQRALEKPVIPLVPLINSNQYRHAEHDRDFKNKVDKPEVRQKRKYEKRVKPPPVSSHHVGPAAFNTKDLNQYDFPSSDDEPYSQLFSASSEAEEENEPDGVFVFRRRTGCHYHAVREGQVGSWLWTDPSEGGLGDARYRYSLTTLTSPRQCLGLARRRVGRGGRVVLDRACSEWDEVCNEGVLDSSASPSSRPHPVSTDTPTGLPQILRNITSCRWRHFRPRPAPHLLPDGPPPWLKRRLSPRCFIQPISILRSQAHVTPPQPTPVLTAEQYHQHQEDLAVMQKQQLEQAQQQQLSNTHTQSSSSKFLDSTSAQFAASALVTSDQLMALKSKEEGILGTGVNGVVSASGVFKGLHHFSTTSSSPAPSSTPTSTPNNGTSSANHLVGSASPAPAQALLAGPVRIGVPSPGATLSVRHLQRQLAVPTSALKLVANANRQIPKVTTGSTTLDMGTRENHEQEKPTLNSITENTVAMVT, encoded by the exons gagcacCATCTCCAGCGTGCCATCTCCGCGCAGCAGGTGTACGGGGAGAAGAGGGACAACATGGTGATTCCGGTGCCCGAGGCAGAGAGCAACATCTCCTACTACGAGTCCCTCTACCCCGGCGACTTCAAGATGCCCAAGCAGCTCATCCACCTACAGC CATTCAGTTTGGACACAGAGCAGCCAGATTATGACCTGGATGTAGACGATGAGGCCTTCATCACCAAGCTGAGGAAGAAGATGGACCTGGGGGCGCTGCAGTTTGAGGAGATGATTGACAGGCTGGAAAAGGGCAGCGGACAACAG ctGGTGACACTGCAGGAGGCAAAGCTTCTTCTGAAGGAGGATGATGAGTTGATCCGGGAGGTGTTTGAGTACTGGAGTAAGAAGAGGAAGTTGTGTGTGAGCGGCTCCCTCATCCCAACGGTGAAACAGGAGAGGCGCGATGGTTCCAGCACCAATGATCCCTACGTGGCCTTCAGACGTAGGACTGAGAAGATGCAGACCAGGAAG AACCGCAAGAACGACGAGGTTTCGTACGAGAAAATGCTGAAACTGAGGAGAGACCTGAGCAGAGCTGTGACCATCCTGGAGATGATCAAGAGACGAGAGAAGAGCAAAAGAGAactgctgcacctcacactggagatagtggagaagag GAACGGCATGTCTGATTTTGGAGGAGAGGTGATGGCCCAGGTTCTGGCCCAGAGAGCCCTGGAGAAACCAGTGATTCCTCTGGTCCCCCTGATCAACAGCAACCAGTACAGACACGCAGAACACGATCGTGACTTCAAGAACAag GTTGATAAGCCTGAAGTGCGTCAGAAGAGGAAGTATGAGAAGAGGGTGAAGCCCCCACCTGTAAGTTCTCACCACGTAGGACCTGCAGCCTTCAACACTAAAGACCTCAACCAGTACGACTTCCCCAGCTCTGACGACGAGCCCTACTCTCAG CTGTTTTCTGCATCTTCTGAAGCCGAGGAGGAGAATGAGCCTGACGGCGTGTTTGTCTTCAGAAGGAGAACCGGCTGCCACTATCACGCT GTGCGTGAAGGGCAAGTTGGCTCTTGGCTGTGGACGGACCCTTCAGAGGGAGGTTTGGGAGATGCTCGCTATCGATACTCTCTCACAACGCTTACATCGCCACGGCAATGTCTGGGGTTGGCACGGCGACGGGTTGGGCGAGGGGGAAG agttgtGCTGGACAGAGCCTGCTCTGAGTGGGATGAAGTCTGTAATGAAGGGGTCCTGGACTCCTCCGCATCCCCCTCATCCAGACCCCACCCCGTTTCCACGGATACTCCGACGGGCCTCCCCCAGATCCTGCGTAACATCACATCCTGTCGCTGGAGACACTTCAGACCACGACCAGCACCACACCTGCTCCCTGATGGCCCCCCGCCCTGGTTGAAACGGAGACTGAGCCCACGCTGTTTTATCCAACCGATCAGCATACTACGAAGTCAAGCCCACGTGACGCCCCCCCAGCCCACACCTG tgttaacAGCTGAGCAGTATCATCAGCACCAGGAGGATTTGGCTGTGATGCAGAAACAGCAGCTGGAACAGGCACAGCAACAGCAActatccaacacacacacacag AGTTCGTCGTCAAAGTTCTTAGACTCTACAAGTGCACAGTTTGCTGCCTCTGCACTGGTGACCTCAGACCAGCTGATGGCGCTGAAGAGCAAAGAGGAAGGAATTCTGGGAACCGGAGTCAACGGCGTTGTATCTGCCTCAG gagtctTTAAGGGCTTGCACCATTTCAGCACAACCtcctctagccccgccccctcctccacccctacctccacccccaacAACGGAACCTCCTCAGCCAATCACCTTGTTGGTTCTGCCAGTCCCGCCCCAGCACAGGCGCTATTGGCTGGTCCTGTGAGGATTGGTGTGCCATCGCCAGGGGCAACGCTGAGTGTTCGGCACCTGCAGCGGCAGCTCGCTGTCCCGACCTCTGCCCTCAAACTCGTCGCCAATGCCAACCGACAGATTCCCAAGGTCACCACAGGGTCAACCACACTCGACATggggaccag GGAAAACCATGAACAAGAAAAGCCAACGTTGAACAGTATAACAGAAAATACAGTAGCCATGGTTACGTAG
- the epc1b gene encoding enhancer of polycomb homolog 1b isoform X4, producing the protein MVIPVPEAESNISYYESLYPGDFKMPKQLIHLQREWTAWTLSRGLLRVTGITRPTSFSLDTEQPDYDLDVDDEAFITKLRKKMDLGALQFEEMIDRLEKGSGQQLVTLQEAKLLLKEDDELIREVFEYWSKKRKLCVSGSLIPTVKQERRDGSSTNDPYVAFRRRTEKMQTRKNRKNDEVSYEKMLKLRRDLSRAVTILEMIKRREKSKRELLHLTLEIVEKRNGMSDFGGEVMAQVLAQRALEKPVIPLVPLINSNQYRHAEHDRDFKNKVDKPEVRQKRKYEKRVKPPPVSSHHVGPAAFNTKDLNQYDFPSSDDEPYSQLFSASSEAEEENEPDGVFVFRRRTGCHYHAVREGQVGSWLWTDPSEGGLGDARYRYSLTTLTSPRQCLGLARRRVGRGGRVVLDRACSEWDEVCNEGVLDSSASPSSRPHPVSTDTPTGLPQILRNITSCRWRHFRPRPAPHLLPDGPPPWLKRRLSPRCFIQPISILRSQAHVTPPQPTPVLTAEQYHQHQEDLAVMQKQQLEQAQQQQLSNTHTQSSSSKFLDSTSAQFAASALVTSDQLMALKSKEEGILGTGVNGVVSASGVFKGLHHFSTTSSSPAPSSTPTSTPNNGTSSANHLVGSASPAPAQALLAGPVRIGVPSPGATLSVRHLQRQLAVPTSALKLVANANRQIPKVTTGSTTLDMGTRENHEQEKPTLNSITENTVAMVT; encoded by the exons ATGGTGATTCCGGTGCCCGAGGCAGAGAGCAACATCTCCTACTACGAGTCCCTCTACCCCGGCGACTTCAAGATGCCCAAGCAGCTCATCCACCTACAGCGTGAGTGGACAGCGTGGACGCTGTCCCGCGGGCTTCTGCGTGTGACTGGAATAACAAGGCCAACAT CATTCAGTTTGGACACAGAGCAGCCAGATTATGACCTGGATGTAGACGATGAGGCCTTCATCACCAAGCTGAGGAAGAAGATGGACCTGGGGGCGCTGCAGTTTGAGGAGATGATTGACAGGCTGGAAAAGGGCAGCGGACAACAG ctGGTGACACTGCAGGAGGCAAAGCTTCTTCTGAAGGAGGATGATGAGTTGATCCGGGAGGTGTTTGAGTACTGGAGTAAGAAGAGGAAGTTGTGTGTGAGCGGCTCCCTCATCCCAACGGTGAAACAGGAGAGGCGCGATGGTTCCAGCACCAATGATCCCTACGTGGCCTTCAGACGTAGGACTGAGAAGATGCAGACCAGGAAG AACCGCAAGAACGACGAGGTTTCGTACGAGAAAATGCTGAAACTGAGGAGAGACCTGAGCAGAGCTGTGACCATCCTGGAGATGATCAAGAGACGAGAGAAGAGCAAAAGAGAactgctgcacctcacactggagatagtggagaagag GAACGGCATGTCTGATTTTGGAGGAGAGGTGATGGCCCAGGTTCTGGCCCAGAGAGCCCTGGAGAAACCAGTGATTCCTCTGGTCCCCCTGATCAACAGCAACCAGTACAGACACGCAGAACACGATCGTGACTTCAAGAACAag GTTGATAAGCCTGAAGTGCGTCAGAAGAGGAAGTATGAGAAGAGGGTGAAGCCCCCACCTGTAAGTTCTCACCACGTAGGACCTGCAGCCTTCAACACTAAAGACCTCAACCAGTACGACTTCCCCAGCTCTGACGACGAGCCCTACTCTCAG CTGTTTTCTGCATCTTCTGAAGCCGAGGAGGAGAATGAGCCTGACGGCGTGTTTGTCTTCAGAAGGAGAACCGGCTGCCACTATCACGCT GTGCGTGAAGGGCAAGTTGGCTCTTGGCTGTGGACGGACCCTTCAGAGGGAGGTTTGGGAGATGCTCGCTATCGATACTCTCTCACAACGCTTACATCGCCACGGCAATGTCTGGGGTTGGCACGGCGACGGGTTGGGCGAGGGGGAAG agttgtGCTGGACAGAGCCTGCTCTGAGTGGGATGAAGTCTGTAATGAAGGGGTCCTGGACTCCTCCGCATCCCCCTCATCCAGACCCCACCCCGTTTCCACGGATACTCCGACGGGCCTCCCCCAGATCCTGCGTAACATCACATCCTGTCGCTGGAGACACTTCAGACCACGACCAGCACCACACCTGCTCCCTGATGGCCCCCCGCCCTGGTTGAAACGGAGACTGAGCCCACGCTGTTTTATCCAACCGATCAGCATACTACGAAGTCAAGCCCACGTGACGCCCCCCCAGCCCACACCTG tgttaacAGCTGAGCAGTATCATCAGCACCAGGAGGATTTGGCTGTGATGCAGAAACAGCAGCTGGAACAGGCACAGCAACAGCAActatccaacacacacacacag AGTTCGTCGTCAAAGTTCTTAGACTCTACAAGTGCACAGTTTGCTGCCTCTGCACTGGTGACCTCAGACCAGCTGATGGCGCTGAAGAGCAAAGAGGAAGGAATTCTGGGAACCGGAGTCAACGGCGTTGTATCTGCCTCAG gagtctTTAAGGGCTTGCACCATTTCAGCACAACCtcctctagccccgccccctcctccacccctacctccacccccaacAACGGAACCTCCTCAGCCAATCACCTTGTTGGTTCTGCCAGTCCCGCCCCAGCACAGGCGCTATTGGCTGGTCCTGTGAGGATTGGTGTGCCATCGCCAGGGGCAACGCTGAGTGTTCGGCACCTGCAGCGGCAGCTCGCTGTCCCGACCTCTGCCCTCAAACTCGTCGCCAATGCCAACCGACAGATTCCCAAGGTCACCACAGGGTCAACCACACTCGACATggggaccag GGAAAACCATGAACAAGAAAAGCCAACGTTGAACAGTATAACAGAAAATACAGTAGCCATGGTTACGTAG
- the epc1b gene encoding enhancer of polycomb homolog 1b isoform X1 produces the protein MSKLSFRARALDASKPLPVFRCEDLPDLHEYASINRAVPQMPTGMEKEEESEHHLQRAISAQQVYGEKRDNMVIPVPEAESNISYYESLYPGDFKMPKQLIHLQREWTAWTLSRGLLRVTGITRPTSFSLDTEQPDYDLDVDDEAFITKLRKKMDLGALQFEEMIDRLEKGSGQQLVTLQEAKLLLKEDDELIREVFEYWSKKRKLCVSGSLIPTVKQERRDGSSTNDPYVAFRRRTEKMQTRKNRKNDEVSYEKMLKLRRDLSRAVTILEMIKRREKSKRELLHLTLEIVEKRNGMSDFGGEVMAQVLAQRALEKPVIPLVPLINSNQYRHAEHDRDFKNKVDKPEVRQKRKYEKRVKPPPVSSHHVGPAAFNTKDLNQYDFPSSDDEPYSQLFSASSEAEEENEPDGVFVFRRRTGCHYHAVREGQVGSWLWTDPSEGGLGDARYRYSLTTLTSPRQCLGLARRRVGRGGRVVLDRACSEWDEVCNEGVLDSSASPSSRPHPVSTDTPTGLPQILRNITSCRWRHFRPRPAPHLLPDGPPPWLKRRLSPRCFIQPISILRSQAHVTPPQPTPVLTAEQYHQHQEDLAVMQKQQLEQAQQQQLSNTHTQSSSSKFLDSTSAQFAASALVTSDQLMALKSKEEGILGTGVNGVVSASGVFKGLHHFSTTSSSPAPSSTPTSTPNNGTSSANHLVGSASPAPAQALLAGPVRIGVPSPGATLSVRHLQRQLAVPTSALKLVANANRQIPKVTTGSTTLDMGTRENHEQEKPTLNSITENTVAMVT, from the exons gagcacCATCTCCAGCGTGCCATCTCCGCGCAGCAGGTGTACGGGGAGAAGAGGGACAACATGGTGATTCCGGTGCCCGAGGCAGAGAGCAACATCTCCTACTACGAGTCCCTCTACCCCGGCGACTTCAAGATGCCCAAGCAGCTCATCCACCTACAGCGTGAGTGGACAGCGTGGACGCTGTCCCGCGGGCTTCTGCGTGTGACTGGAATAACAAGGCCAACAT CATTCAGTTTGGACACAGAGCAGCCAGATTATGACCTGGATGTAGACGATGAGGCCTTCATCACCAAGCTGAGGAAGAAGATGGACCTGGGGGCGCTGCAGTTTGAGGAGATGATTGACAGGCTGGAAAAGGGCAGCGGACAACAG ctGGTGACACTGCAGGAGGCAAAGCTTCTTCTGAAGGAGGATGATGAGTTGATCCGGGAGGTGTTTGAGTACTGGAGTAAGAAGAGGAAGTTGTGTGTGAGCGGCTCCCTCATCCCAACGGTGAAACAGGAGAGGCGCGATGGTTCCAGCACCAATGATCCCTACGTGGCCTTCAGACGTAGGACTGAGAAGATGCAGACCAGGAAG AACCGCAAGAACGACGAGGTTTCGTACGAGAAAATGCTGAAACTGAGGAGAGACCTGAGCAGAGCTGTGACCATCCTGGAGATGATCAAGAGACGAGAGAAGAGCAAAAGAGAactgctgcacctcacactggagatagtggagaagag GAACGGCATGTCTGATTTTGGAGGAGAGGTGATGGCCCAGGTTCTGGCCCAGAGAGCCCTGGAGAAACCAGTGATTCCTCTGGTCCCCCTGATCAACAGCAACCAGTACAGACACGCAGAACACGATCGTGACTTCAAGAACAag GTTGATAAGCCTGAAGTGCGTCAGAAGAGGAAGTATGAGAAGAGGGTGAAGCCCCCACCTGTAAGTTCTCACCACGTAGGACCTGCAGCCTTCAACACTAAAGACCTCAACCAGTACGACTTCCCCAGCTCTGACGACGAGCCCTACTCTCAG CTGTTTTCTGCATCTTCTGAAGCCGAGGAGGAGAATGAGCCTGACGGCGTGTTTGTCTTCAGAAGGAGAACCGGCTGCCACTATCACGCT GTGCGTGAAGGGCAAGTTGGCTCTTGGCTGTGGACGGACCCTTCAGAGGGAGGTTTGGGAGATGCTCGCTATCGATACTCTCTCACAACGCTTACATCGCCACGGCAATGTCTGGGGTTGGCACGGCGACGGGTTGGGCGAGGGGGAAG agttgtGCTGGACAGAGCCTGCTCTGAGTGGGATGAAGTCTGTAATGAAGGGGTCCTGGACTCCTCCGCATCCCCCTCATCCAGACCCCACCCCGTTTCCACGGATACTCCGACGGGCCTCCCCCAGATCCTGCGTAACATCACATCCTGTCGCTGGAGACACTTCAGACCACGACCAGCACCACACCTGCTCCCTGATGGCCCCCCGCCCTGGTTGAAACGGAGACTGAGCCCACGCTGTTTTATCCAACCGATCAGCATACTACGAAGTCAAGCCCACGTGACGCCCCCCCAGCCCACACCTG tgttaacAGCTGAGCAGTATCATCAGCACCAGGAGGATTTGGCTGTGATGCAGAAACAGCAGCTGGAACAGGCACAGCAACAGCAActatccaacacacacacacag AGTTCGTCGTCAAAGTTCTTAGACTCTACAAGTGCACAGTTTGCTGCCTCTGCACTGGTGACCTCAGACCAGCTGATGGCGCTGAAGAGCAAAGAGGAAGGAATTCTGGGAACCGGAGTCAACGGCGTTGTATCTGCCTCAG gagtctTTAAGGGCTTGCACCATTTCAGCACAACCtcctctagccccgccccctcctccacccctacctccacccccaacAACGGAACCTCCTCAGCCAATCACCTTGTTGGTTCTGCCAGTCCCGCCCCAGCACAGGCGCTATTGGCTGGTCCTGTGAGGATTGGTGTGCCATCGCCAGGGGCAACGCTGAGTGTTCGGCACCTGCAGCGGCAGCTCGCTGTCCCGACCTCTGCCCTCAAACTCGTCGCCAATGCCAACCGACAGATTCCCAAGGTCACCACAGGGTCAACCACACTCGACATggggaccag GGAAAACCATGAACAAGAAAAGCCAACGTTGAACAGTATAACAGAAAATACAGTAGCCATGGTTACGTAG
- the epc1b gene encoding enhancer of polycomb homolog 1b isoform X3 has product MFHEQEHHLQRAISAQQVYGEKRDNMVIPVPEAESNISYYESLYPGDFKMPKQLIHLQREWTAWTLSRGLLRVTGITRPTSFSLDTEQPDYDLDVDDEAFITKLRKKMDLGALQFEEMIDRLEKGSGQQLVTLQEAKLLLKEDDELIREVFEYWSKKRKLCVSGSLIPTVKQERRDGSSTNDPYVAFRRRTEKMQTRKNRKNDEVSYEKMLKLRRDLSRAVTILEMIKRREKSKRELLHLTLEIVEKRNGMSDFGGEVMAQVLAQRALEKPVIPLVPLINSNQYRHAEHDRDFKNKVDKPEVRQKRKYEKRVKPPPVSSHHVGPAAFNTKDLNQYDFPSSDDEPYSQLFSASSEAEEENEPDGVFVFRRRTGCHYHAVREGQVGSWLWTDPSEGGLGDARYRYSLTTLTSPRQCLGLARRRVGRGGRVVLDRACSEWDEVCNEGVLDSSASPSSRPHPVSTDTPTGLPQILRNITSCRWRHFRPRPAPHLLPDGPPPWLKRRLSPRCFIQPISILRSQAHVTPPQPTPVLTAEQYHQHQEDLAVMQKQQLEQAQQQQLSNTHTQSSSSKFLDSTSAQFAASALVTSDQLMALKSKEEGILGTGVNGVVSASGVFKGLHHFSTTSSSPAPSSTPTSTPNNGTSSANHLVGSASPAPAQALLAGPVRIGVPSPGATLSVRHLQRQLAVPTSALKLVANANRQIPKVTTGSTTLDMGTRENHEQEKPTLNSITENTVAMVT; this is encoded by the exons ATGTTTCACGAACAG gagcacCATCTCCAGCGTGCCATCTCCGCGCAGCAGGTGTACGGGGAGAAGAGGGACAACATGGTGATTCCGGTGCCCGAGGCAGAGAGCAACATCTCCTACTACGAGTCCCTCTACCCCGGCGACTTCAAGATGCCCAAGCAGCTCATCCACCTACAGCGTGAGTGGACAGCGTGGACGCTGTCCCGCGGGCTTCTGCGTGTGACTGGAATAACAAGGCCAACAT CATTCAGTTTGGACACAGAGCAGCCAGATTATGACCTGGATGTAGACGATGAGGCCTTCATCACCAAGCTGAGGAAGAAGATGGACCTGGGGGCGCTGCAGTTTGAGGAGATGATTGACAGGCTGGAAAAGGGCAGCGGACAACAG ctGGTGACACTGCAGGAGGCAAAGCTTCTTCTGAAGGAGGATGATGAGTTGATCCGGGAGGTGTTTGAGTACTGGAGTAAGAAGAGGAAGTTGTGTGTGAGCGGCTCCCTCATCCCAACGGTGAAACAGGAGAGGCGCGATGGTTCCAGCACCAATGATCCCTACGTGGCCTTCAGACGTAGGACTGAGAAGATGCAGACCAGGAAG AACCGCAAGAACGACGAGGTTTCGTACGAGAAAATGCTGAAACTGAGGAGAGACCTGAGCAGAGCTGTGACCATCCTGGAGATGATCAAGAGACGAGAGAAGAGCAAAAGAGAactgctgcacctcacactggagatagtggagaagag GAACGGCATGTCTGATTTTGGAGGAGAGGTGATGGCCCAGGTTCTGGCCCAGAGAGCCCTGGAGAAACCAGTGATTCCTCTGGTCCCCCTGATCAACAGCAACCAGTACAGACACGCAGAACACGATCGTGACTTCAAGAACAag GTTGATAAGCCTGAAGTGCGTCAGAAGAGGAAGTATGAGAAGAGGGTGAAGCCCCCACCTGTAAGTTCTCACCACGTAGGACCTGCAGCCTTCAACACTAAAGACCTCAACCAGTACGACTTCCCCAGCTCTGACGACGAGCCCTACTCTCAG CTGTTTTCTGCATCTTCTGAAGCCGAGGAGGAGAATGAGCCTGACGGCGTGTTTGTCTTCAGAAGGAGAACCGGCTGCCACTATCACGCT GTGCGTGAAGGGCAAGTTGGCTCTTGGCTGTGGACGGACCCTTCAGAGGGAGGTTTGGGAGATGCTCGCTATCGATACTCTCTCACAACGCTTACATCGCCACGGCAATGTCTGGGGTTGGCACGGCGACGGGTTGGGCGAGGGGGAAG agttgtGCTGGACAGAGCCTGCTCTGAGTGGGATGAAGTCTGTAATGAAGGGGTCCTGGACTCCTCCGCATCCCCCTCATCCAGACCCCACCCCGTTTCCACGGATACTCCGACGGGCCTCCCCCAGATCCTGCGTAACATCACATCCTGTCGCTGGAGACACTTCAGACCACGACCAGCACCACACCTGCTCCCTGATGGCCCCCCGCCCTGGTTGAAACGGAGACTGAGCCCACGCTGTTTTATCCAACCGATCAGCATACTACGAAGTCAAGCCCACGTGACGCCCCCCCAGCCCACACCTG tgttaacAGCTGAGCAGTATCATCAGCACCAGGAGGATTTGGCTGTGATGCAGAAACAGCAGCTGGAACAGGCACAGCAACAGCAActatccaacacacacacacag AGTTCGTCGTCAAAGTTCTTAGACTCTACAAGTGCACAGTTTGCTGCCTCTGCACTGGTGACCTCAGACCAGCTGATGGCGCTGAAGAGCAAAGAGGAAGGAATTCTGGGAACCGGAGTCAACGGCGTTGTATCTGCCTCAG gagtctTTAAGGGCTTGCACCATTTCAGCACAACCtcctctagccccgccccctcctccacccctacctccacccccaacAACGGAACCTCCTCAGCCAATCACCTTGTTGGTTCTGCCAGTCCCGCCCCAGCACAGGCGCTATTGGCTGGTCCTGTGAGGATTGGTGTGCCATCGCCAGGGGCAACGCTGAGTGTTCGGCACCTGCAGCGGCAGCTCGCTGTCCCGACCTCTGCCCTCAAACTCGTCGCCAATGCCAACCGACAGATTCCCAAGGTCACCACAGGGTCAACCACACTCGACATggggaccag GGAAAACCATGAACAAGAAAAGCCAACGTTGAACAGTATAACAGAAAATACAGTAGCCATGGTTACGTAG